The following proteins are co-located in the Pseudomonas fluorescens genome:
- the lptG gene encoding LPS export ABC transporter permease LptG: MAKLDRYIGSSVLIAILAVLGIILGLACLFAFIDEVGNVTDTYTVTDVLSYVALTAPRRLYDMMPMAALIGCLIGLGSLASSSELTIMRAAGVSIGRIVWAVMKPMLLLMACSVLIGEYVAPPTEATAQANRALAQGSGDAQSAKHGLWHRQGDEFIHINAVQPGGLLVGVTRYTFDKERHMLTSSFSRRAQYDEGKWELYDVTTTYFHNVGQGNKASTEVVNVPSEQWDIALKPELLNTVVMIPEALPISGLWSYIHYLKDQGLNNGRYWLAFWVKVLQPVVTAALVLMAISFIFGPLRSVTLGQRVFTGVLVGFTFRIAQDLLGPSSLVFGFSPLFAVLVPTAICALAGFWLLRRAG; this comes from the coding sequence GTGGCTAAGCTCGATCGCTACATTGGTAGCAGCGTACTGATCGCCATCCTGGCGGTATTGGGCATCATCCTTGGCCTGGCCTGCTTGTTCGCCTTCATTGATGAAGTCGGCAATGTCACCGACACCTATACGGTCACGGACGTGCTGAGCTACGTGGCGCTGACCGCGCCGCGCCGTCTCTACGACATGATGCCGATGGCGGCACTGATCGGTTGCCTGATCGGCCTGGGCAGCCTGGCCAGCAGCAGCGAATTGACCATCATGCGCGCCGCCGGTGTTTCCATCGGCCGTATCGTCTGGGCGGTGATGAAACCCATGCTGTTGCTGATGGCCTGTAGTGTGCTGATCGGCGAATACGTCGCGCCACCCACCGAAGCCACGGCCCAGGCCAATCGCGCCCTGGCCCAGGGGTCGGGGGATGCGCAGAGCGCCAAGCACGGCCTGTGGCACCGCCAGGGTGATGAATTTATCCACATCAACGCCGTGCAGCCGGGCGGTCTGTTGGTGGGTGTGACGCGTTATACGTTCGATAAAGAGCGGCACATGCTGACCTCCAGCTTCTCCAGGCGCGCGCAGTACGATGAAGGGAAGTGGGAGCTGTACGACGTCACCACGACTTATTTCCATAATGTAGGGCAGGGCAACAAGGCCAGCACCGAAGTCGTCAATGTGCCGTCCGAGCAATGGGACATCGCCCTGAAGCCGGAGCTGCTCAACACCGTGGTGATGATCCCGGAAGCGCTGCCGATCTCCGGGTTGTGGAGCTATATCCACTACCTCAAGGACCAGGGGCTGAACAACGGCCGCTACTGGTTGGCATTTTGGGTCAAGGTGTTGCAGCCGGTGGTCACCGCCGCGCTGGTATTGATGGCTATTTCGTTCATCTTCGGCCCGTTGCGTTCCGTGACCCTTGGCCAGCGGGTGTTCACCGGCGTGCTGGTGGGCTTTACCTTCCGTATCGCCCAGGACCTGCTGGGCCCGTCGAGCCTGGTGTTCGGTTTCTCGCCGCTGTTTGCGGTGCTGGTGCCGACCGCCATCTGCGCCCTGGCCGGGTTCTGGCTGTTGCGTCGGGCCGGTTGA
- the lepA gene encoding translation elongation factor 4, with translation MSDLSHIRNFSIIAHIDHGKSTLADRFIQMCGGLAEREMEAQVLDSMDLERERGITIKAHSVTLYYTAKDGIKYQLNFIDTPGHVDFTYEVSRSLAACEGALLVVDAGQGVEAQSVANCYTAIEQGLEVMPVLNKIDLPQADPDRVKEEIEKIIGIDATDAVECSAKTGLGVDEVLERLVKTIPAPTGNYEDPLQALIIDSWFDNYLGVVSLVRVRHGRVKKGDKILVKSTGKIHLVDSVGVFNPKHTATTDLKAGEVGFIIAGIKDIHGAPVGDTLTLSSTPDVDVLPGFKRIQPQVYAGLFPVSSDDFEDFREALQKLTLNDSSLQYTPESSDALGFGFRCGFLGMLHMEIIQERLEREYDLDLITTAPTVIFELALKTGETIYVDNPSKLPDLSSIEDMREPIVRANILVPQEHLGNVITLCIEKRGVQHDMLFLGTQVQVTYDLPMNEVVLDFFDRLKSTSRGYASLDYHFDRYQSANLVKLDVLINGDKVDALALIVHKDNAHYKGRQLTEKMKELIPRQMFDVAIQAAIGGQIIARTSVKALRKNVLAKCYGGDVSRKRKLLEKQKAGKKRMKQVGNVEIPQEAFLAVLRLDS, from the coding sequence GTGAGTGATTTGAGTCATATCCGCAATTTCTCCATCATCGCCCACATTGACCATGGCAAGTCGACGCTGGCCGATCGATTCATCCAGATGTGCGGCGGCCTTGCCGAGCGTGAAATGGAAGCCCAGGTCCTGGACTCCATGGACCTTGAGCGTGAACGCGGGATCACCATCAAGGCCCACAGCGTTACCCTGTACTACACCGCCAAAGACGGTATCAAGTACCAGCTGAACTTCATTGACACCCCCGGCCACGTTGACTTCACTTACGAAGTCAGCCGCTCGCTGGCGGCATGTGAAGGCGCCTTGCTGGTGGTTGACGCCGGCCAGGGCGTTGAAGCCCAGTCCGTTGCCAACTGCTACACGGCGATCGAGCAGGGCCTTGAGGTCATGCCGGTACTGAACAAGATCGACCTGCCCCAGGCCGATCCGGACCGTGTTAAAGAAGAAATCGAAAAGATCATCGGCATTGATGCCACCGACGCCGTCGAGTGCAGCGCCAAGACCGGCCTGGGCGTCGATGAAGTGCTCGAACGCCTGGTCAAGACCATTCCTGCGCCTACCGGCAACTACGAAGATCCGCTGCAAGCGTTGATCATCGACTCCTGGTTCGACAACTACCTGGGGGTTGTTTCCCTGGTACGTGTGCGCCACGGCCGGGTGAAGAAGGGCGACAAGATCCTGGTTAAATCCACCGGCAAGATCCACCTGGTGGACAGCGTCGGCGTGTTCAACCCCAAGCACACCGCTACCACTGACCTGAAGGCCGGTGAAGTTGGCTTCATCATCGCCGGTATCAAGGACATTCACGGTGCGCCGGTCGGTGACACCCTGACCTTGAGCTCCACCCCTGATGTAGACGTGCTGCCGGGCTTCAAGCGCATCCAGCCGCAGGTTTACGCCGGCCTGTTCCCAGTGAGCTCCGACGACTTCGAAGACTTCCGTGAAGCCCTGCAAAAGCTGACGCTCAACGATTCGTCGTTGCAGTACACCCCGGAAAGCTCCGACGCTCTCGGCTTCGGCTTCCGTTGTGGCTTCCTCGGCATGCTGCACATGGAAATCATCCAGGAGCGCCTTGAGCGCGAATACGACCTGGACCTGATCACCACCGCGCCAACGGTTATTTTTGAGCTGGCGCTGAAAACCGGTGAAACGATTTACGTCGATAACCCGTCCAAGCTTCCAGATCTGTCCTCCATTGAAGACATGCGCGAGCCGATCGTGCGGGCCAATATCCTGGTCCCGCAGGAACACCTGGGCAACGTCATTACCCTGTGTATCGAAAAACGTGGCGTACAGCACGACATGTTGTTCCTCGGTACCCAAGTGCAAGTGACCTACGATTTGCCGATGAACGAAGTGGTCCTGGACTTCTTCGACCGTCTCAAATCCACCAGTCGCGGCTATGCTTCGCTGGATTACCATTTCGACCGTTACCAATCGGCTAATCTGGTGAAGCTGGATGTGCTGATCAACGGCGACAAGGTCGATGCGCTTGCGCTGATCGTGCACAAGGACAACGCGCACTACAAAGGTCGTCAGCTGACCGAGAAGATGAAAGAACTGATTCCGCGCCAGATGTTCGACGTCGCGATCCAGGCCGCCATTGGCGGGCAGATCATTGCGCGAACCTCCGTCAAGGCACTCAGAAAGAACGTACTGGCCAAATGCTACGGCGGTGACGTAAGCCGTAAGCGCAAACTGCTTGAGAAGCAAAAGGCCGGTAAAAAACGCATGAAGCAAGTGGGCAACGTGGAAATTCCACAAGAAGCCTTCCTTGCGGTGCTCAGGTTGGATAGTTAG
- the lepB gene encoding signal peptidase I, whose translation MSLNFPLLLVIAVAVCGLLALLDLVFFAPRRRAAIASYQGSVSQPDVVVIEKLNKEPLLVEYGKSFFPVLFIVLVLRSFLVEPFQIPSGSMKPTLDVGDFILVNKFSYGIRLPVIDKKVIPVGDPQRGDVMVFRYPSDPNVNYIKRVVGLPGDVIRYTSDKRLFVNGESVAEKLIGAEPNTLGSAELYQEKLGAVEHQIRKEMTRYRSPPDTEWKVPAGHYFMMGDNRDNSNDSRYWDDPNIPKDLLGMVPDENIVGKAFAVWMSWPEPKLSHLPNFSRVGLIK comes from the coding sequence ATGTCACTAAATTTCCCGCTGTTGCTGGTCATCGCCGTTGCCGTTTGCGGTCTCCTGGCGTTGCTCGATCTGGTGTTCTTCGCCCCGCGTCGGCGGGCGGCTATCGCGTCCTATCAGGGCAGCGTCAGCCAGCCCGATGTCGTGGTGATCGAGAAGCTGAACAAAGAGCCTTTGCTGGTTGAATACGGCAAGTCGTTCTTTCCCGTGCTGTTCATCGTACTGGTGCTGCGGTCATTTCTGGTGGAGCCGTTTCAGATCCCTTCGGGGTCGATGAAACCTACCCTGGACGTCGGCGACTTCATCCTGGTGAACAAGTTTTCCTACGGGATCCGCCTGCCGGTCATCGACAAGAAAGTCATTCCGGTCGGTGATCCGCAGCGCGGCGATGTGATGGTGTTCCGCTACCCTAGCGACCCGAACGTCAATTACATCAAGCGCGTGGTCGGCCTGCCGGGCGATGTGATTCGCTACACCAGCGACAAGCGTCTGTTCGTCAACGGGGAGTCGGTGGCCGAGAAATTGATCGGTGCCGAGCCGAACACCCTGGGCAGTGCCGAGTTGTACCAGGAAAAACTCGGGGCGGTAGAGCACCAGATCCGCAAGGAAATGACCCGCTACCGTTCGCCGCCTGACACCGAATGGAAAGTGCCGGCCGGGCACTACTTCATGATGGGCGACAACCGCGACAACTCCAACGACAGCCGTTACTGGGATGACCCCAACATTCCCAAGGACCTGCTGGGCATGGTTCCCGACGAGAACATTGTCGGCAAGGCCTTTGCTGTCTGGATGAGCTGGCCGGAACCCAAACTCAGCCACCTGCCGAACTTCTCGCGGGTCGGGCTGATCAAGTAA
- the rnc gene encoding ribonuclease III, with protein MSVSLSRLERQLGYTFKDQELMVLALTHRSFAGRNNERLEFLGDAILNFAAGEALFERFPQAREGQLSRLRARLVKGETLAVLARGFGLGEYLRLGSGELKSGGFRRESILADALEALIGAIYLDAGMETAKERVVAWLASEIESLTLVDTNKDPKTRLQEYLQSRGCELPRYEVVDIQGEPHCRVFFVECEITLLNEKSRGQGVSRRIAEQVAAAAALIALGVENGHD; from the coding sequence GTGAGCGTTTCTTTAAGCCGTCTCGAGCGTCAGCTCGGCTACACCTTCAAGGATCAGGAATTGATGGTCCTTGCCCTCACACACCGCAGTTTTGCCGGGCGTAATAACGAACGCCTGGAATTCCTCGGTGATGCCATCCTTAACTTTGCCGCCGGTGAGGCGCTGTTCGAGCGTTTCCCTCAAGCGCGCGAAGGTCAGCTGTCACGCCTGCGCGCGCGCCTGGTCAAAGGTGAGACCCTGGCCGTGCTGGCCCGTGGTTTCGGCCTGGGCGAGTACCTGCGCCTGGGGTCGGGTGAGCTGAAAAGCGGTGGCTTCCGTCGCGAGTCGATCCTGGCCGATGCCCTTGAGGCGTTGATCGGTGCGATCTACCTCGATGCAGGCATGGAGACCGCCAAGGAGCGCGTAGTCGCCTGGCTGGCTTCGGAGATCGAAAGCCTGACGCTGGTCGACACCAACAAAGATCCCAAGACCCGCCTGCAGGAATACCTGCAGTCGCGTGGTTGCGAACTGCCACGCTACGAAGTGGTGGATATCCAGGGTGAGCCGCATTGCCGCGTATTTTTCGTGGAATGTGAGATCACCTTATTGAATGAAAAAAGCCGAGGTCAGGGTGTGAGCCGTCGTATTGCCGAACAGGTAGCGGCCGCTGCAGCACTGATTGCCCTGGGCGTGGAGAATGGCCATGACTGA
- the era gene encoding GTPase Era produces the protein MTDSTATRCGYVAIVGRPNVGKSTLLNHILGQKLAITSRKPQTTRHNMLGIKTEGTVQAVYVDTPGMHKGGEKALNRYMNKTASAALKDVDVVIFVVDRTKWTDEDQMVLERVQYVTGPLIVALNKTDRIEDKAELMPHLSWLQEQLPNAQIIPISAQHGHNLEALERVIAEHLPENEHFFPEDQITDRSSRFLAAELVREKIMRQMGAELPYQITVEIEEFKQQGKTLHIHALILVERDGQKKIIIGDKGERIKRIGTEARKDMELLFDSKIMLNLWVKVKGGWSDDERALRSLGYGDL, from the coding sequence ATGACTGATTCAACCGCAACACGCTGTGGCTATGTTGCCATCGTCGGCCGCCCGAACGTGGGCAAGTCCACGCTGCTGAACCACATCCTGGGCCAGAAGCTGGCGATCACCTCGCGCAAGCCGCAGACCACTCGCCACAACATGCTGGGTATCAAGACCGAAGGCACCGTGCAAGCGGTGTATGTCGACACCCCGGGCATGCACAAAGGCGGCGAAAAGGCCCTCAACCGTTACATGAACAAGACCGCTTCGGCGGCGTTGAAAGACGTCGACGTGGTGATATTCGTGGTCGACCGCACCAAGTGGACCGACGAAGACCAGATGGTTCTGGAACGTGTGCAGTACGTCACCGGCCCTTTGATCGTCGCGCTGAACAAGACCGACCGTATCGAAGACAAAGCCGAACTGATGCCGCACCTGAGCTGGCTGCAGGAACAACTGCCGAACGCCCAGATCATCCCGATCTCGGCCCAGCACGGCCACAACCTTGAGGCCCTGGAACGCGTGATCGCCGAGCACCTGCCGGAGAACGAGCACTTCTTCCCGGAAGACCAGATCACCGACCGCAGCAGCCGTTTCCTCGCCGCCGAACTGGTACGCGAGAAAATCATGCGCCAGATGGGTGCCGAGCTGCCGTACCAGATCACCGTTGAAATCGAAGAGTTCAAGCAGCAGGGCAAAACCCTGCATATCCACGCGCTGATCCTCGTCGAACGCGACGGCCAGAAAAAAATCATCATTGGCGACAAGGGCGAGCGCATCAAGCGCATCGGCACCGAAGCGCGCAAGGACATGGAATTGCTGTTCGATTCCAAGATCATGCTTAACCTGTGGGTGAAGGTTAAGGGTGGCTGGTCCGATGATGAGCGCGCGTTGCGCTCTCTGGGCTACGGCGACCTGTAA
- the recO gene encoding DNA repair protein RecO — protein MSQSPPPSQLAYVLHSRAYRETSALVDFITPQGRLRAVLRSARGKAGTLARPFVALDVEFRGKGELKNVGRLESVGNSAWLNGEALFSGLYLNELLIRLLPAEDPHPAVFDHYAATLIALAEGRPLEPLLRAFEWRLLDDLGYGFELSNDLHGDPIAADGMYRLQVDAGLERVYLLQPGLFQGTELLAMSEADWSAPGALSAAKRLMRQALAVHLGGRPLVSRELFRKP, from the coding sequence ATGTCCCAATCCCCACCTCCCAGCCAACTCGCCTACGTCCTGCACAGCCGCGCCTACCGCGAGACCAGCGCGCTGGTGGACTTCATCACGCCCCAAGGTCGCCTGCGCGCGGTTTTGCGCAGCGCGCGGGGCAAGGCGGGGACGCTGGCGCGGCCGTTCGTGGCCCTGGACGTGGAGTTTCGTGGCAAGGGCGAGTTGAAAAACGTCGGCCGGCTGGAAAGCGTCGGCAACTCCGCCTGGCTCAATGGCGAGGCGCTGTTCAGTGGCCTCTACCTCAACGAGCTGCTGATCCGCCTGCTGCCCGCCGAAGACCCGCACCCGGCGGTCTTCGATCACTACGCCGCCACCCTGATAGCCCTGGCCGAAGGGCGCCCTCTGGAGCCGCTGCTGCGCGCCTTCGAATGGCGCCTGCTTGACGACCTCGGCTACGGCTTTGAACTGAGCAACGACCTGCACGGCGACCCCATCGCCGCCGACGGCATGTACCGTCTGCAAGTCGATGCCGGGCTTGAACGCGTCTACCTGCTGCAACCGGGCCTGTTCCAGGGCACCGAGTTGTTGGCCATGAGCGAAGCTGACTGGAGCGCGCCAGGTGCCTTGTCCGCCGCCAAGCGTTTGATGCGCCAGGCGTTGGCGGTGCATTTGGGCGGACGGCCGCTGGTCAGTCGCGAGTTGTTTCGAAAGCCCTGA
- the pdxJ gene encoding pyridoxine 5'-phosphate synthase has product MTTSNRILLGVNIDHVATLRQARGTRYPDPVKAALDAEEAGADGITVHLREDRRHIQERDVLLLKDVLQTRMNFEMGVTEEMMAFAERIRPAHICLVPETRQELTTEGGLDVAGQEARIKAAVERLSKIGSEVSLFIDADPRQIEASRRVGAPAIELHTGRYADATTPTEVADELQRIVEGVNCGLNEGLIVNAGHGLHYHNVEAVAAIKGINELNIGHALVAHALFVGFKGAVAEMKALILAAAKH; this is encoded by the coding sequence GTGACCACCAGCAATCGCATTCTTCTTGGCGTCAACATCGACCACGTCGCTACCCTGCGCCAGGCCCGGGGCACCCGTTACCCTGACCCGGTCAAGGCTGCGCTGGACGCCGAAGAAGCGGGCGCCGACGGCATCACCGTGCACCTGCGCGAAGACCGCCGGCACATCCAGGAACGTGATGTGTTGCTGCTCAAGGACGTGCTGCAAACCCGCATGAACTTCGAGATGGGCGTGACCGAAGAAATGATGGCGTTCGCCGAGCGCATCCGCCCGGCGCATATCTGCCTGGTGCCGGAAACCCGCCAGGAGCTGACCACCGAAGGCGGCCTCGATGTGGCCGGCCAGGAAGCGCGGATCAAAGCCGCGGTGGAACGCCTGTCGAAGATCGGCAGCGAAGTGTCGCTGTTCATCGACGCCGACCCGCGCCAGATCGAAGCCTCGCGTCGTGTCGGCGCGCCAGCCATCGAACTGCACACCGGCCGTTACGCCGACGCCACCACGCCGACCGAAGTCGCTGACGAGTTGCAGCGCATCGTCGAGGGCGTCAACTGCGGCCTGAATGAAGGTCTGATCGTCAACGCCGGCCATGGCCTGCACTACCACAACGTGGAAGCGGTCGCCGCGATCAAGGGCATCAACGAACTGAACATCGGCCACGCGTTGGTGGCGCATGCGCTGTTCGTCGGTTTCAAAGGCGCGGTCGCCGAGATGAAAGCCCTGATCCTCGCCGCCGCCAAGCACTGA